One genomic region from Chloroflexota bacterium encodes:
- a CDS encoding FprA family A-type flavoprotein translates to MTRIAEGVFWVGAIDWTRRDFHCHSTHHGTTYNAYLVLDEKKALIDTAQSSHFPELVARVKELLDPGEIDYLVSLHVEPDHSGSLSQVLALCPKAQVVTVERHGEQGLEKYFHQKLPLIAVKEGSTLSLGKRSLSFVPTPMLHWPDNMVAFLSPDAVLFSSDAYGQHLATSARFDEQADMGLVMAEAAKYYANIILPFPTQAARALEKTRALQPKVVCPSHGVMWRGHLPEILEAYGRWSRGETRPRALVVYDTMWHSTEDMALAVVEGIAEEGVEVGLHSLGSSDPSDIVAELLEARALAVGSPILNNNLLPRMAAFLTYLKGLRPRGKIGAAFGSFGWGGATAIKAIKEDLTLAGLEVMEDELAVRFSPTPEELQACRQLGQKLARKIKG, encoded by the coding sequence ATGACCCGGATTGCGGAAGGGGTCTTCTGGGTGGGGGCCATAGACTGGACCCGGCGCGACTTCCACTGCCATTCCACCCACCACGGCACCACCTACAATGCCTACCTTGTCCTGGACGAAAAAAAGGCCCTCATAGATACTGCCCAGTCCTCCCATTTCCCCGAGCTTGTGGCCCGGGTGAAGGAACTCCTGGACCCGGGGGAGATAGACTACCTGGTCTCCCTCCATGTGGAGCCGGACCACTCCGGCAGCCTGTCTCAGGTGCTGGCCCTCTGCCCCAAGGCCCAGGTGGTGACGGTGGAGCGGCACGGGGAACAGGGCCTGGAAAAGTATTTCCACCAGAAGCTCCCCCTCATAGCGGTAAAGGAGGGAAGCACCCTGTCCCTGGGGAAGAGGAGCCTGAGCTTTGTCCCCACCCCAATGCTCCACTGGCCGGACAACATGGTGGCCTTCCTCTCCCCCGATGCCGTTCTCTTCTCCTCCGATGCCTATGGTCAGCACCTGGCCACCTCCGCCAGGTTTGACGAGCAGGCGGATATGGGGCTGGTCATGGCCGAGGCGGCTAAATACTATGCCAACATCATTCTTCCCTTCCCCACCCAGGCGGCACGGGCTCTGGAGAAGACCCGGGCCCTCCAGCCAAAGGTCGTCTGCCCCAGCCACGGGGTAATGTGGCGGGGCCATCTCCCCGAGATACTGGAAGCCTATGGCCGCTGGAGCCGGGGGGAGACTCGCCCCCGGGCATTGGTGGTCTATGACACCATGTGGCACAGCACCGAGGACATGGCCCTGGCGGTGGTGGAGGGCATCGCCGAGGAGGGGGTGGAGGTGGGGCTCCACAGCCTGGGAAGCTCCGACCCAAGCGATATTGTGGCCGAGCTTCTAGAGGCCAGGGCCCTGGCAGTGGGCTCCCCTATCCTCAACAATAACCTCCTGCCCCGGATGGCCGCCTTCCTCACCTACCTCAAGGGCCTCCGCCCCCGGGGTAAAATAGGGGCCGCCTTTGGCTCTTTCGGCTGGGGCGGGGCCACCGCGATCAAGGCCATCAAAGAGGACCTTACGCTGGCTGGCCTGGAGGTCATGGAGGACGAGCTGGCTGTCCGTTTCTCCCCCACCCCGGAGGAGCTACAGGCCTGCCGCCAGCTGGGCCAGAAGCTGGCCCGGAAAATCAAGGGATGA
- a CDS encoding UvrD-helicase domain-containing protein: MDILEGLNPAQREAVTWVEGPLLIIAGPGSGKTRVIAHRVAYLVQVVGIPPRRIMAVTFTNKAAGEMRERLLGLLGGRLAEELSLGTFHALSSRILRQDGDKLGLDRSFVIYDEEDQLSLVKRALQGLDLDPKNYPPKALQGAIEAAKSQLLPWQSYPSRHYYDEIVKRVYEKYEALLKENRALDFEDLLMKTVFLFREQPGVLARYQERYLHILVDEFQDTNITQYELARLLAGKHRNICVVGDPDQSIYSWRFADIRNILSFEKDFPGARVVVLEQNYRSTRTILEVATHIIARNRERKPKDLWTENEAGVPVKVLEAASPEEEAQMVAAELERLTREGLPLKECAVMYRTNAQSRPLEEAFLRYGIPYQLVGAVRFYHRKEVKDLIAYLRLIHNPQDSVSLARVINVPGRGIGSKTVEALSAWAQLKGMPLYQALKAAAEAGEEGPPLQPRARAALAGFVRLVEELRGAGQEKDLVELLDLILEGTGYRAYILAEPEGEDRWENVLELRTVVREYSGQGLQAFLEGVSLVSDQDNFDEKADRVTLITLHQAKGLEFGAVFLVGMEEGLLPHFRSFEDPAQMEEERRLCYVGVTRARNYLYLVRARRRSIGGITGPALPSRYLEDIPPNLVVRRDVVEAPVAPSPTPRPLKAGDQVKHAVFGEGVVVAVVASVTGDQEVTVVFRGVGLKRILLSFAPLERVG; the protein is encoded by the coding sequence GTGGATATTCTTGAAGGACTGAACCCGGCGCAGAGGGAGGCGGTTACCTGGGTGGAGGGGCCTCTGCTCATCATTGCGGGGCCGGGGAGCGGCAAGACCCGGGTCATCGCTCACCGCGTGGCCTATCTGGTGCAGGTGGTGGGGATTCCTCCTCGGCGCATCATGGCGGTCACCTTTACCAACAAGGCCGCCGGGGAGATGAGGGAAAGGCTGCTCGGGCTGCTCGGCGGGAGACTCGCGGAGGAGCTGTCCCTGGGCACCTTCCACGCCCTCTCTTCCCGAATCCTGCGCCAGGACGGGGACAAGCTCGGCCTGGACCGCAGCTTTGTAATCTACGACGAGGAGGACCAGCTCTCCCTGGTAAAGCGGGCACTCCAGGGGCTGGACCTGGACCCCAAGAACTACCCCCCCAAGGCCCTCCAGGGGGCCATAGAGGCGGCCAAGAGCCAGCTCCTCCCCTGGCAGAGCTATCCCTCCCGCCACTACTACGATGAGATTGTAAAGCGGGTCTATGAGAAATACGAGGCCCTCCTCAAAGAGAACCGTGCCCTGGACTTTGAAGACCTCTTGATGAAGACGGTCTTTCTCTTCCGGGAGCAGCCCGGGGTCCTGGCCCGCTACCAGGAACGCTACCTCCACATCCTCGTTGACGAGTTCCAGGACACCAATATCACCCAGTATGAGCTGGCCAGGCTCCTGGCGGGGAAGCACCGGAACATCTGCGTGGTGGGGGACCCGGACCAGTCCATCTACTCCTGGCGCTTTGCCGATATCCGGAATATCCTCAGCTTTGAGAAGGACTTCCCCGGGGCCCGCGTGGTGGTGCTGGAGCAGAACTACCGCTCTACCCGGACTATCCTGGAGGTGGCCACCCATATCATCGCCAGGAACCGGGAGCGCAAGCCGAAGGACCTGTGGACCGAGAACGAGGCGGGGGTGCCGGTGAAGGTCCTGGAGGCCGCCTCGCCGGAAGAGGAGGCCCAGATGGTGGCGGCGGAGCTGGAGAGGCTCACCCGCGAGGGCCTGCCCCTCAAAGAGTGCGCGGTGATGTACCGCACCAATGCCCAGTCCCGCCCCCTGGAGGAAGCCTTCCTGCGCTATGGCATCCCCTATCAGCTGGTGGGGGCCGTCAGGTTCTACCATCGCAAGGAGGTAAAGGACCTTATCGCCTACCTCCGCCTGATCCACAACCCGCAGGACAGCGTGAGCCTGGCCCGGGTGATAAATGTGCCGGGGAGGGGGATAGGCTCAAAGACTGTGGAGGCCCTTTCCGCATGGGCCCAGCTCAAGGGCATGCCCCTCTACCAGGCCCTGAAGGCGGCGGCGGAGGCAGGGGAGGAGGGTCCTCCGCTCCAGCCCAGGGCCAGGGCCGCCCTGGCCGGCTTCGTCAGGCTCGTCGAGGAGCTGCGGGGGGCCGGTCAGGAGAAGGACCTGGTGGAGCTTCTGGACCTCATCCTGGAGGGGACGGGCTACCGGGCCTACATCCTGGCGGAGCCGGAGGGGGAGGACAGGTGGGAGAATGTCCTGGAGCTCCGCACAGTGGTCCGGGAATACAGCGGCCAGGGCCTTCAGGCCTTCCTGGAGGGGGTGAGCCTGGTCTCGGACCAGGATAACTTTGATGAGAAGGCGGATCGGGTCACCCTCATCACCCTTCACCAGGCCAAGGGGCTGGAGTTCGGGGCGGTCTTCCTGGTGGGGATGGAGGAGGGGCTCCTGCCCCACTTCCGCTCTTTTGAGGACCCCGCCCAGATGGAGGAGGAGAGACGGCTCTGCTATGTGGGGGTCACCCGGGCCAGGAATTATCTGTATTTGGTGAGGGCCCGGAGGCGCTCCATAGGGGGTATCACCGGCCCCGCCCTCCCCTCCCGCTACCTGGAGGACATCCCGCCCAATCTGGTAGTCAGGCGGGATGTGGTGGAGGCCCCCGTTGCCCCCTCACCCACGCCCAGGCCTTTGAAGGCAGGGGACCAGGTGAAGCACGCCGTTTTTGGGGAAGGGGTAGTGGTG
- a CDS encoding response regulator yields the protein MRNRTILLVEDNPDDVELTLRAFRKSNVANEIVVARDGAEALDYLFGTGPYAGRAPSIMPEVVLLDLKLPRIDGLEVLRRLRADERTKLLPVVILTSSKEEKDLVNGYKFGANSYVRKPVDFDQFIKAVQQLGLYWLVFNEPPPR from the coding sequence ATGCGGAACAGGACCATCTTGCTGGTGGAGGACAATCCGGACGATGTGGAGTTGACCCTGCGCGCCTTTAGGAAAAGCAATGTTGCGAACGAGATTGTGGTGGCACGCGATGGGGCTGAAGCCCTGGACTACCTTTTTGGCACGGGGCCCTACGCCGGCCGCGCCCCGAGCATTATGCCGGAGGTAGTCCTGCTGGACCTGAAGCTCCCCAGAATTGATGGCCTGGAAGTTCTCCGTCGCCTGCGGGCTGACGAACGAACAAAGCTCCTTCCTGTTGTCATCCTTACCTCCTCCAAAGAGGAAAAGGACCTGGTCAATGGCTATAAATTTGGCGCCAACAGCTATGTGCGCAAACCGGTAGATTTTGACCAGTTCATCAAAGCCGTGCAGCAACTGGGGCTCTACTGGCTCGTTTTCAATGAGCCACCGCCGAGGTGA
- the larC gene encoding nickel pincer cofactor biosynthesis protein LarC, with the protein MRIGYFHVVAGASGDMLLGAFLDCGLTLDSLKQELEKLGVSFQLSVRPARRGPVTGTQVRVRAPEKKRPTLLPEVLAIIKQSNLSSAVKEKSSLVFRRLAEAEGRVHRLPPGEVPLHQVGATDALVDIVGAVVSTELLGLELYCSPLPTGIGEVKAGGETYPVPAPATLELVAMARAPIMPSYPAAEVLTPTAAAILTNLASFVTPVFSLEKVGYGIGHRRLKGLPNVLPLWLGERAQPLPSHRLLLAETNIDDMSPQLFENVMGKLFQKGALDVWLTPVQMKKGRPGLVLSCLFPPQAQAGVVDTVLRETSTLGVRLHPVERQEADREIVAISSPLGKVRIKVKRLRGKVLGATPEYEDCLRLAGERGLPLPQVYNILSAAIADYLAREEKK; encoded by the coding sequence ATGAGAATAGGCTACTTCCATGTGGTCGCGGGGGCCAGCGGGGACATGCTCCTGGGGGCCTTCCTGGACTGCGGCCTCACGCTGGACAGTCTAAAGCAGGAGCTGGAAAAGCTGGGGGTAAGCTTTCAGCTTTCCGTCCGCCCCGCCCGCAGGGGCCCCGTCACCGGGACCCAGGTCCGCGTCCGCGCCCCGGAGAAGAAAAGGCCCACCCTCCTGCCGGAGGTCCTGGCCATTATTAAACAGAGCAATCTTTCCTCGGCGGTCAAGGAGAAGTCCAGCCTGGTCTTCCGCCGCCTGGCGGAAGCGGAGGGGAGGGTACACCGGCTTCCCCCTGGCGAGGTCCCCCTCCACCAGGTAGGTGCCACCGATGCCCTGGTGGACATTGTGGGGGCGGTGGTTAGCACCGAGCTTTTGGGCCTGGAGCTCTATTGCTCGCCCCTCCCCACCGGCATAGGGGAAGTGAAAGCCGGGGGGGAGACCTACCCTGTCCCCGCCCCAGCCACCCTGGAGCTTGTCGCGATGGCGCGGGCTCCCATCATGCCCAGCTACCCGGCGGCCGAGGTCCTCACCCCCACCGCCGCCGCCATCCTCACCAACCTGGCCTCCTTTGTTACCCCTGTCTTCTCCCTGGAGAAGGTGGGCTACGGCATCGGCCACCGGCGGCTCAAGGGCCTGCCCAATGTCCTCCCTCTCTGGCTGGGGGAAAGGGCTCAGCCCCTGCCCTCCCATCGCCTCCTCCTGGCGGAGACCAACATAGACGATATGAGCCCCCAGCTCTTTGAGAATGTGATGGGTAAGCTCTTTCAGAAAGGGGCCCTGGATGTCTGGCTCACCCCCGTCCAGATGAAGAAGGGCCGGCCCGGCCTGGTCCTCTCCTGCCTCTTCCCTCCCCAGGCCCAGGCCGGTGTGGTGGACACCGTCCTGCGGGAGACCTCCACGCTGGGAGTGAGGCTCCATCCCGTAGAGAGGCAGGAGGCGGATAGGGAGATTGTGGCCATCTCTTCCCCCCTGGGCAAGGTGAGGATAAAGGTGAAAAGGCTGAGGGGAAAGGTCCTGGGGGCGACGCCAGAATATGAGGACTGCCTGAGGCTGGCCGGGGAAAGGGGCCTCCCCCTCCCCCAGGTGTATAATATCCTTTCAGCGGCTATCGCCGACTATCTGGCCCGGGAGGAGAAGAAATGA
- the radA gene encoding DNA repair protein RadA yields the protein MPYFCQGCGRESPKWLGRCPQCGAWNTFVEKSPHSQAVPPQELSKVASQSFSRLPFRGSELNRVLGGGIVPGSLVLLGGEPGIGKSTLLLQLSDHLASRGEKVAYISGEESPEQLQLRAERLGVKGENLYILTETDLEAILAQLDSLSPRLVVLDSIQTVSLAEGGGGPGSLAQVRECTVHLMRWAKPRAIPVLITGHVTKDGAIAGPKALEHIVDVVLYLEGEPFSSYRILRGAKNRFGSTNEVAVLEMRGEGLVEVENPSLAFLSPHKGEAPGCAVVPTLEGTRPVLVEVQALTSPTPYGFPRRTANGVDINRLYVITAVLGKRAGLALGNQDIIVNAVGGFRISEPAADLGLALAIASSFKNRPVLPGLVCCGEVGLTGELRPVPHLERRLQEAQRLGYTTCLAPALSGLAPPKGMELLPAPSLTQALKLALPHE from the coding sequence ATGCCCTATTTTTGCCAGGGGTGCGGCCGGGAGAGCCCCAAGTGGCTGGGCCGGTGCCCCCAGTGCGGGGCCTGGAACACATTTGTGGAGAAGTCCCCCCACTCCCAGGCTGTCCCTCCCCAGGAGCTCTCCAAGGTAGCCTCCCAGAGCTTTTCCCGCCTGCCGTTCCGGGGTTCTGAGCTTAACCGGGTGCTGGGTGGGGGAATAGTCCCCGGAAGCCTCGTCCTCCTGGGCGGGGAGCCGGGGATTGGCAAGTCCACCCTCCTCCTCCAGCTCTCCGACCACCTGGCCTCCCGGGGGGAAAAGGTGGCCTATATCTCCGGGGAGGAGTCCCCGGAACAGCTCCAGCTGCGGGCGGAAAGGCTGGGGGTGAAGGGGGAAAACCTCTATATCCTCACTGAGACCGACCTGGAGGCCATCCTGGCCCAACTGGACTCCCTCTCGCCCCGGCTGGTGGTCCTGGACTCCATCCAGACCGTCTCTCTGGCGGAGGGGGGAGGGGGGCCGGGGAGCCTGGCCCAGGTGAGGGAATGCACTGTTCACCTCATGCGCTGGGCCAAGCCGAGGGCTATCCCGGTCCTCATCACCGGCCATGTCACCAAGGACGGGGCCATCGCCGGGCCCAAGGCCCTGGAGCACATCGTGGATGTGGTGCTCTATCTGGAAGGGGAGCCCTTCTCCAGCTACCGCATCCTGCGGGGGGCTAAGAACCGCTTTGGCTCCACCAACGAGGTGGCGGTGCTGGAGATGAGGGGGGAGGGGCTGGTGGAGGTGGAGAACCCTTCCCTGGCCTTCCTCTCCCCCCACAAGGGGGAGGCCCCCGGCTGCGCTGTGGTCCCTACTCTTGAGGGCACCCGCCCGGTGCTGGTGGAGGTCCAGGCCCTCACCTCCCCCACACCCTACGGCTTCCCCCGCCGCACCGCCAACGGTGTTGACATAAACCGCCTCTATGTTATCACCGCCGTCCTGGGCAAGAGGGCGGGGCTGGCCCTGGGGAACCAGGACATCATCGTCAATGCGGTAGGGGGCTTCCGCATCAGCGAGCCCGCCGCCGACCTGGGCCTGGCCCTGGCAATCGCCTCCAGCTTCAAAAACCGGCCCGTCCTCCCCGGCCTGGTCTGCTGTGGGGAGGTGGGCCTCACAGGGGAGCTGCGCCCGGTCCCCCACCTGGAGAGGAGGCTTCAGGAGGCCCAGCGCCTGGGCTACACCACCTGCCTGGCCCCAGCCCTGTCGGGCCTTGCCCCGCCAAAGGGCATGGAGCTCCTCCCCGCCCCCAGCCTGACCCAGGCACTCAAGCTGGCCCTGCCTCATGAATGA
- a CDS encoding GAF domain-containing protein has protein sequence MADKPLRVLIVEDSEDDALLLVRELKRGGYAPVFERVDTREAMSAALDEQTWDVVLSDYHMPHFSGLAALVLLKEKGLDLPFILVSGKIGEDLAVEAMKAGAHDFVMKDKLARLNPTIERELGDARVRQERKRAEEALAETAEKLENRVRELEAVNRFNLKLVNERAELIAKLERRVEQLSRLHRMAREIYVAPSPKELLNSIVSHLSQVAGSDFTSIVLVGEGGNLVTCAETGKVAQPFQERARPGGLTRTVIATGKPIYIPNYLSDPRSNPLLVVQGIKSWAGVPLIVEGKVKGVLIVRSLREDGFAEDMEVLEATADLVGLAISRFESV, from the coding sequence ATGGCTGACAAACCACTCCGCGTTCTGATAGTGGAAGACTCGGAAGACGACGCCCTCCTGCTGGTGCGCGAGCTGAAGCGGGGGGGCTATGCCCCGGTCTTTGAACGGGTTGATACCCGGGAAGCTATGAGCGCCGCGCTGGATGAACAGACATGGGATGTTGTCCTTTCTGATTATCATATGCCGCATTTCAGCGGGCTGGCGGCGCTGGTGCTGTTGAAGGAAAAAGGGCTTGACCTGCCCTTCATCCTGGTTTCGGGCAAGATTGGTGAGGACCTGGCCGTGGAAGCCATGAAAGCCGGAGCCCATGACTTTGTTATGAAAGATAAGCTGGCCAGGCTTAATCCCACCATTGAACGGGAGTTGGGCGATGCCAGAGTGAGGCAGGAGCGCAAGCGGGCGGAGGAGGCGCTGGCGGAAACTGCCGAAAAACTGGAAAACAGGGTGAGGGAACTGGAGGCGGTTAACCGCTTCAACCTGAAGCTGGTCAATGAGAGGGCCGAGCTTATAGCAAAGCTGGAGCGCCGTGTGGAGCAACTCAGCCGTCTGCACCGGATGGCAAGGGAGATTTATGTCGCCCCTTCCCCGAAGGAACTTCTGAACTCTATCGTCTCTCACCTTTCCCAGGTGGCGGGCTCCGACTTCACCAGCATTGTCCTGGTGGGGGAGGGTGGGAATCTGGTTACATGTGCGGAGACAGGGAAGGTGGCCCAGCCGTTCCAGGAGAGGGCGCGGCCGGGTGGCCTGACCCGCACCGTCATCGCTACTGGCAAGCCTATCTACATTCCCAACTATCTCTCTGACCCCAGGAGCAACCCCCTTCTTGTCGTGCAGGGCATCAAGTCCTGGGCCGGCGTCCCCCTGATAGTGGAAGGTAAGGTGAAGGGTGTCCTCATCGTCCGGAGCCTCAGGGAAGACGGCTTCGCCGAGGATATGGAGGTGCTGGAGGCTACTGCTGATTTGGTAGGGCTCGCCATCTCTCGCTTTGAGTCGGTCTAA
- a CDS encoding ATP-dependent Clp protease ATP-binding subunit, giving the protein MSSRFEKFSERARRVLTLAQEEAQRFNHNYIGTEHILLGLVREGEGVAARVLANLGVELSKVRAAVEFIIGRGERPTTGEIGLTPRAKRVIELAVDEARRLNHNYIGTEHLLLGLLREGEGVAAGVLESLGVSLEKVRTEVTRILSQTPPQTWRPATRTPTLDQLGVDLTVLARAGKLDPIIGRHKEIERVIQILSRRTKNNPALIGEPGVGKTAIVEGLAHRIVAGEVPETLQGKRLVTLDVGALVAGTKYRGEFEERLKKVIEEIKTSGNCVLFVDELHTIVGAGAAEGAVDAANILKPALSRGEVQCIGATTLDEYRKHVEKDAALERRFQPVLVEEPTIEQTVEILRGIKHRYEEHHRLSISDEALKVAANLSARFITSRFLPDKAIDLVDEASSRVRIKRGGVPLSLVEIKKALEAVRRDKEQAIAAQQYEYAAELRDRELHLMEKLQKMEKDLQIEQVETRPTVTEEDIAVVVSMWTGIPVARIAQDESSRLLQMEEALHRRIVGQDEAISIIAKAVRRARAGLKDPRRPIGSFIFLGPTGVGKTELVRALSEFMFGSEDTLIRLDMSEFMERHTVARLVGAPPGYVGYEEGGQLTEAVRRKSYCCILLDEIEKAHPDVFNILLQIFDDGHLTDAKGRKVDFRNSIMVMTSNIGAELIRRDTTLGFPVRADEFKSQQQAYDKMKDKVLGELKKTFRPEFLNRIDGVVVFHALTKDHIRQIVELMLTNVAKTLQEKGVKLEATGEAKDFLGEKGYDPTYGARPLRRVIQNMVEDQLSEGLLKGAFHAGDTVVLEKEGDNITFRVVTLAPTVSAQGQD; this is encoded by the coding sequence ATGTCAAGCCGTTTTGAGAAGTTCTCGGAACGAGCGCGGCGGGTGCTGACCCTGGCCCAGGAAGAGGCCCAGCGCTTCAACCATAACTATATCGGCACCGAACACATCCTGCTGGGCCTGGTAAGGGAGGGGGAGGGTGTGGCGGCCAGGGTCCTGGCCAACCTGGGGGTGGAACTGAGCAAGGTCAGGGCGGCGGTGGAGTTCATAATTGGCCGGGGGGAGCGCCCCACCACCGGTGAGATCGGCCTCACACCCCGCGCCAAGAGGGTGATTGAGCTGGCGGTGGACGAGGCCCGCCGGCTCAATCACAACTATATCGGCACCGAGCACCTCCTCCTGGGCCTCCTCAGGGAGGGGGAAGGGGTCGCGGCCGGGGTGCTGGAGAGCCTTGGGGTCAGCCTGGAGAAGGTCCGCACCGAGGTGACTCGCATACTCTCCCAGACCCCTCCCCAGACCTGGCGTCCGGCCACCCGAACCCCCACCCTGGACCAGTTGGGGGTTGACCTCACTGTCCTAGCCAGGGCAGGCAAACTTGACCCCATCATCGGCCGGCACAAGGAAATAGAAAGGGTCATCCAGATACTCTCGCGCCGCACCAAGAACAACCCCGCCCTCATCGGCGAGCCTGGGGTGGGCAAGACCGCCATCGTGGAGGGTCTGGCTCACCGGATTGTGGCCGGGGAGGTCCCCGAGACCCTCCAGGGGAAGCGTCTGGTCACCCTGGATGTGGGGGCCCTGGTGGCAGGCACCAAGTACCGGGGGGAGTTTGAAGAGCGCCTCAAGAAGGTGATTGAGGAGATAAAGACATCAGGCAACTGCGTCCTCTTTGTGGATGAGCTCCATACCATAGTAGGGGCCGGGGCGGCGGAGGGGGCGGTGGATGCCGCCAACATCCTCAAGCCTGCCCTTTCCCGAGGGGAGGTCCAGTGCATCGGCGCTACCACCCTGGACGAATACCGCAAGCATGTAGAAAAGGATGCCGCCCTGGAGCGGCGCTTCCAGCCCGTCCTGGTGGAGGAGCCCACCATTGAGCAGACCGTGGAGATACTGCGGGGCATCAAGCACCGCTACGAGGAGCACCACCGGCTCTCCATCAGCGATGAGGCCTTGAAGGTAGCGGCCAATCTCTCCGCCCGCTTCATTACCTCCCGCTTCCTCCCCGACAAGGCCATTGACCTGGTGGACGAGGCCTCAAGCCGGGTCCGCATCAAACGGGGTGGCGTACCCCTTTCCCTTGTGGAGATAAAGAAGGCGCTGGAGGCAGTGAGGCGGGACAAGGAGCAGGCCATTGCCGCCCAGCAGTATGAATATGCCGCCGAGCTCAGGGACCGGGAGCTCCATCTGATGGAGAAGCTCCAGAAGATGGAGAAGGACCTCCAGATAGAACAGGTGGAGACAAGGCCAACCGTCACCGAAGAGGACATCGCCGTGGTGGTGAGCATGTGGACAGGTATCCCGGTGGCCCGCATCGCCCAGGACGAGTCCAGCCGCCTTCTCCAGATGGAGGAAGCCCTCCATCGGCGCATTGTGGGGCAGGATGAGGCCATCTCCATTATCGCCAAGGCGGTGAGGCGGGCCCGGGCCGGCCTCAAGGACCCCCGCCGCCCCATCGGCAGCTTCATCTTCCTGGGGCCCACGGGCGTGGGCAAGACAGAGCTGGTGCGGGCCTTGTCGGAGTTCATGTTCGGCAGTGAGGACACCCTCATCCGCCTGGATATGTCCGAGTTTATGGAGCGCCACACCGTGGCCCGGCTGGTGGGTGCCCCGCCGGGCTATGTGGGCTACGAGGAGGGGGGACAGCTCACCGAGGCGGTGAGGCGCAAGTCCTACTGCTGCATTCTCCTGGACGAAATAGAGAAGGCCCACCCCGATGTCTTCAACATCCTTCTCCAGATATTTGATGACGGCCACCTCACCGATGCCAAGGGGAGAAAGGTGGACTTCCGCAACTCCATCATGGTCATGACCAGCAACATCGGGGCCGAGCTCATCAGAAGGGACACCACCCTCGGCTTCCCCGTCCGGGCCGATGAGTTCAAGTCCCAGCAGCAGGCCTATGACAAGATGAAGGATAAGGTGCTGGGGGAGCTGAAGAAGACCTTCCGTCCTGAGTTCCTCAACCGCATCGACGGGGTGGTGGTCTTCCACGCCCTTACCAAGGACCACATCCGCCAGATTGTGGAGCTCATGCTGACCAATGTGGCCAAAACGCTCCAGGAGAAGGGGGTAAAGCTGGAGGCCACCGGGGAGGCCAAGGACTTTCTGGGGGAGAAGGGCTATGACCCCACCTACGGTGCCCGCCCCCTGCGCCGGGTCATCCAGAACATGGTGGAGGACCAGCTCTCCGAGGGCCTCCTCAAGGGGGCTTTCCACGCCGGGGACACCGTCGTCCTGGAGAAGGAAGGGGACAACATCACCTTCCGGGTAGTGACTCTGGCCCCCACCGTCTCAGCCCAGGGCCAGGACTGA
- the larE gene encoding ATP-dependent sacrificial sulfur transferase LarE has product MNDKQERLQDILRGMGSVVVAYSGGVDSTFLAALAHQVLGERALAVTASSPLYPAWEIEQAEDMARKFCLRHRTIETLEMEEPAFTGNPPDRCYFCKKELFQRLLDIAKDEGIAFVADGSHAGDLSDFRPGRRAALELGVRSPLLEAGLNKEDIRQLSRGLSLPTWDKPAFACLASRLPYGTQITPQAVARIDRAEAYLRSLGLVQVRVRCHDQVARIEVEERDMARLLERRQEVAERLRSLGFTYVALDLLGYRPGSMNEALK; this is encoded by the coding sequence ATGAATGACAAACAGGAACGGCTCCAGGACATCCTCCGGGGGATGGGCTCGGTGGTGGTGGCCTACTCGGGAGGGGTGGACAGCACCTTCCTGGCGGCGCTGGCCCATCAGGTCCTGGGGGAGAGGGCCCTGGCGGTTACCGCCTCTTCCCCCCTCTACCCCGCCTGGGAGATAGAGCAGGCCGAGGATATGGCCCGGAAGTTCTGCCTCCGCCACCGCACGATAGAAACCCTGGAGATGGAGGAACCGGCCTTCACAGGGAACCCCCCCGACCGCTGCTATTTCTGCAAAAAGGAGCTTTTTCAGCGCCTTCTGGATATAGCTAAAGATGAGGGCATAGCCTTTGTGGCCGACGGCTCCCATGCCGGAGACCTCTCGGACTTCCGCCCCGGCCGGCGCGCCGCCCTGGAGCTGGGGGTGAGGAGCCCCCTCCTGGAGGCCGGCCTCAACAAAGAAGATATACGCCAGCTCTCCCGGGGCCTGAGCCTTCCCACTTGGGACAAGCCCGCCTTCGCCTGCCTGGCCTCCCGTCTCCCCTACGGCACCCAAATCACTCCCCAGGCCGTCGCCCGCATTGACCGGGCGGAGGCCTATCTCCGCTCCCTGGGGCTGGTCCAGGTCCGGGTCCGCTGCCATGACCAAGTGGCTCGCATTGAGGTGGAAGAAAGAGACATGGCCCGCCTCCTGGAAAGAAGGCAGGAGGTAGCGGAAAGACTCCGCTCCCTGGGGTTCACCTATGTGGCCCTGGACCTCCTGGGATACCGCCCCGGCAGTATGAACGAAGCCCTGAAATGA